The Euwallacea fornicatus isolate EFF26 chromosome 3, ASM4011564v1, whole genome shotgun sequence genome has a segment encoding these proteins:
- the LOC136350739 gene encoding uncharacterized protein, translating into MTSVGIDEVLSRLSIKFNRIVYDRDFVECVNEDLQPIIDEKSKCCVLVFPALSPNYLRLVKYQAKLCDLAVISLGSGSAKSVGICHKKYFLPSPSDEDLKKNLTHSQMSEHSGNTTKKKRPAIQLYVPPAQRKSRPNVANQHQKPNKDECQVKNCPSNEKGRASARNQECLHTDISVINGAETYEEEAIEETCYWTDYIDYYLDVAYPFPLFNCNCSKLFLFKEVFPNAKLLMFSIERKKHSFHWIKCLEQKNQILLDATNCENKTVLNKAEAFLKRMSQYKRIGVLFHDVLDFREHKILSEEGTKFQNKYCLCGNNIFICVANYISHCYHSVPDFKLELDNHLHCLEDIDSELYLEKYINQHTSTINSSREIEALLNNISQKELNEELKPNCDNKINEECAKKESSSNESFTQERISKQFNQVIVLDERKEPPKIGLCDAAVEKKNKQNEHEQEKEIMRRTKQNINRKTRPIMKYVDDDNDTLNIGKSDNVNNWEELLNDEGELHEDIFREIVQKVGSDVTIVKAVEDYSAYASKQLEELEHMVELYDFPPTIETKDVMSAFSEIRSDAMYVKWVDDTHAILVLGSSSQAQKAIELSNSLIKVRPMSAASKLALEKANQFDLKPAMKRPQTNLQTARRLITSHLGARSNVSKEQSAKEREDLRVAKELKRKAKQNEKDAWEGNLRSSIN; encoded by the exons ATGACTAGCGTAGGCATTGATGAAGTTTTGAGTCGATTATCTATTAAGTTTAACAGAATTGTTTATGATAGAGATTTTGTTGAATGTGTCAATGAAGATTTGCAACCGATTATTGATGAGAAGAGTAAATGTTG CGTTCTAGTCTTTCCGGCACTCAGTCCAAATTATCTAAGATTGGTTAAGTACcaggccaaattgtgcgatctTGCTGTTATATCATTGGGCAGTGGCAGTGCGAAGTCGGTTGGAATATGtcataagaaatatttttt gcCCAGTCCATCTGATGAGGATTTGAAAAAGAACTTAACACATTCCCAAATGAGTGAACACAGCGGCAAtacaacaaagaaaaaaagaccAGCTATTCAGTTGTATGTTCCACCTGCTCAAAGGAAGTCAAGGCCAAATGTAGCTAATCAACATCAAAAACCTAATAAAGATGAATGTCAGGTTAAAAATTGCCCGAGTAACGAAAAAGGGAGAGCATCAGCTAGAAACCAGGAGTGTCTTCATACAGACATAAGTGTGATAAATGGTGCAGAGACTTACGAAGAGGAAGCCATAGAAGAAACTTGCTACTGGACAGATTATATAGACTATTATCTAGATGTGGCGTACCCGTTCCCTCTTTTTAACTgcaattgttcaaaattatttctgtttaAAGAAGTATTTCCTAATGCAAAATTACTTATGTTTAgtatagaaagaaaaaaacactcATTTCACTGGATTAAATGTTTGGAGCAAAAAAACCAAATACTTCTTGATGCCACAAATTGTGAAAACAAAACGGTTCTAAATAAAGCAGAGGCGTTCTTAAAG agaatGTCCCAGTATAAGCGAATAGGTGTGTTATTTCATGATGTTTTGGACTTTAGGGAACACAAAATATTATCGGAAGAAGgcaccaaatttcaaaataaatattgtttatgtGGGAACAATATATTCATCTGCGTAGCTAATTATATTTCTCATTGTTACCATTCGGTACCTGATTTTAAACTGGAATTGGACAACCATTTACATTGT CTGGAAGATATTGATAGTGAATTATATCTAGAGAAATATATCAATCAACATACAAGTACAATAAACAGTAGTAGAGAGATTGAAGCtcttttgaataatattaGTCAAAAAGAGCTTAATGAGGAATTGAAGCCTAATTGTGATAATAAGATTAATGAAGAATGTGCCAAAAAAGAATCCAGTAGCAACGAAAGCTTTACTCAAGAAAGAATTTCAAAGCAATTCAATCAAGTTATCGTGTTGGACGAGCGAAAAGAGCCTCCAAAAATTGg GCTCTGTGATGCTGCAGTAGAGAAGAAAAATAAGCAGAACGAACATGaacaagaaaaagaaatcATGAGAAGGACCaaacaaaacataaatagGAAGACGAGGCCAATTATGAAGTATGTAGATGATGACAATGATACcttaaatattggaaaaagcGACAATGTTAATAATTGGGAGGAATTATTGAACGATGAAGGAGAGTTGCATGAGGATATTTTTAGAGAG attgtTCAAAAAGTGGGCTCAGATGTAACAATTGTTAAAGCTGTGGAAGATTATTCAGCATATGCTTCAAAGCAATTAGAGGAATTAGAGCACATGGTGGAACTATACGATTTTCCTCCAACTATAGAAACCAAAGACGTTATGTCTGCTTTTAGTGAGATTCGCAGTGATGCCATGTATGTGAAGTGGGTAGACGATACACATGCAATTTTAGTCCTGGGCTCATCTTCACAAG CACAAAAAGCCATAGAGCTTTCAAACTCTCTAATCAAAGTCCGTCCAATGTCAGCAGCTAGTAAGCTAGCTTTAGAAAAGGCAAATCAATTTGACCTTAAACCTGCTATGAAGAGACCTCAGACCAACTTGCAGACTGCCCGGCGATTGATCACGTCACATTTGGGAGCGAGAAGTAATGTCAGTAAGGAACAAAGCGCGAAGGAGCGAGAAGACTTGCGGGTAGCAAAAg aattaaaaaggAAAGCAAAACAGAACGAGAAAGACGCATGGGAAGGAAATCTTCGCtcatcaataaattaa